Sequence from the Rhizomicrobium sp. genome:
CGCCGCCGCCGAGCGCGCGCACTTGCATCGAACAGGCGCGCTCCAGGTAATACATGCGCAGGAAGGCGTCGGCGCAGTTCTTGCCCAGCGCCAGCGTGCCGTGATTGCGCAGCAGCATCGCGTTCTTCTCGCCGATGTCGGCGACGAGGCGGTCGCGCTCGTCGAGATCGAGCGCGATGCCCTCATAGTCGTGATAGGCCAGATCGCCGGTGACCATCATGGCGTGTTGGTCGAGCGGCAACAGGCCGTCCTTCTGCGCCGACACCGCCACGCCATCGGTGGTGTGCAGGTGGATGACGCAGCCCGCGTCCTCGCGGTGCATGTGCAGGGCGGAATGGATGGTGAAGCCGGCCGCGTTCACCGGGAACGGCGAGTCCATCACCTTGTTGCCGTCGACGCCGATCTTCACGAGGCTGGAGGCGGTGATCTCCTCGAACAGCAGGCCATAGGGGTTGATGAGGAAGTGGTGCTCGGGACCGGGCACGCGGGCGGAGATGTGGGTGAAGATCATATCGTCCCAGCCATGCATCGCGACCAGGCGGTAGGTGGCGGCAAGATCCTCGCGGATCGCCCATTCCTCGGCGGAGACCTTGTCCCGGACGGAGGCGACATCGTCGGTGGTGGGCATCTTGCGGGCGGCGCTGCTCATGGGGCTCTCCGGCGAATGACGAAGCGCAATTTTGGACCTCGGGGGCGCGGCAGTCAAACGGCGGAAGTTGCAATAAAACACGGTGTCATGCCCCGCGAATGCGGGGCACCCAGCTGAGATTTCCAGCGGCGGAGCAGGATTTCACCTGGGTCCGCCGCATTCGCGGCGGATGACAACGTTGTTTAAAGTGCCGTCGCGGCGTGTTTGTCAGACAAACCGCATCTCCACCACCGCCCAGGCGTAGGCGGCGACGCGCCAGGCGCCGTCTTCTTTCTGAAGGACAAGGGATTTGCCGCCCAGCTCGCGGAACGGTTTGCCGTGGAGCTTGCCGGTCCAGGTCACCGGCACGCAGAAATAGGCGCGCTCGCCATGGATGCTGAAATCCACCGCCGGCGCGAAGGTGAAGGCGAGATCGCTCAAGGCGTGAACGTGATGGATCATGGCGTCGCGCCAGGTCGCGACATCGCGGAAGACGTGGGGCGGGAAGTTCTCGATGATCGTCACGTCGCGGGCGAAGATGCCATCGAGGCCGCCGCCACCCGCGATGAAGCGCGCGATGCCGGTGGCCAGCGCCAGCATTTGCGCATCGGGTTCGCTCATCGCACGCGCTCCACGGCGGTCTGCCATCCTTCGTAAAGCGCGTTGCGGAGGGAAGGTTTCATGGCGGGCGTGAACCTGCGATCCAGTGCCCAGCGGGCGGCGATGTCCTTGGTGTCCTTGAACAGGCCAGCGGCAAGGCCGGCGAGATAGGCGGCGCCGAGCGCGGTGGTCTCGGTCACTTGCGGGCGGTCGACCGGCAGGCCGGTCAGGTCGGCGAGGCGCTGGCAGAACCAGTCGTTGCGCACCATGCCGCCATCGACCTTCAGTGCCCTCGGCGGCCGAAGGCCGCGGCTTTTCAAGTCGCGCGCCATCGCTTCGAGCAGGTCGCGGGTCTGGAAGCACACCGCGTCGAGCGCGGCGCGCGCGATCTCGGCGGCGCCGGTGTCCCGTGTCAGGCCGACAACGGCGCCGCGCGCCTCGGGGTCCCAATAGGGCGCGCCGAGGCCGGTGAAGGCGGGAACGAAATAGAGGCCATCAGCGTCCTTGGCGGTGCGGGCCAAGGCCTCGATCTCCTCGGCGCTGCGGATCAAGCCGAGCGCGTCGCGCAGCCACTGCACCACCGCGCCGGCGACGAAGATGCTGCCCTCGATGGCGTAGGCGGTCTTGCGGCCGATGCGATAGGCGCTGGTCGCCAGCAGGCGGTTCTTCGAGGCGGGGACTTTCGGGCCGGTGTTGACCAGCGCGAAGCAGCCCGTGCCATAGGTCGATTTCACGTCGCCGGGCGAGAAGCAGGCCTGGCCGAAAGCGGCGGCCTGCTGATCGCCGGCGACGCCGAGGATCGGGATCGACGCGCCGAGCAAGGATTCTTCGGCGCGCCCAAAATCGCCGGCGCTGTCGCGCACCTCCGCCAGCGCATTGCGCGGCACACCGAACAGCTTCATCAGCTCGGCGTCCCATTCGAGCGTCTTCAGATCGAGCAGCATGGTGCGCGAGGCGTTGGTCACGTCGGTCGCGTGGACGTTGCCACCGGTCAGCTTGTAGATCAGCCAGGAGTCGATGGTGCCGAGCGCGATCTCGCCGTCCTCGGCGCGGCGGCGCGAGCCGGGAATGCGGTCGAGCAGCCATTCCATCTTGGTCGCCGAGAAATAGGGATCGAGCAGAAGGCCGGTCTTGGCGGCGATGCGCGGTTCGAGCTTCCTTGCCTTCAGCGCGCGGCAGCGCTCGGCGGTGCGGCGGTCCTGCCAGACGATGGCGTTGTGCAGCGGCTTGGCCGTCCGGCGGTCCCACATGACCGTGGTCTCGCGCTGGTTGGTGATGCCGATGGCGGCGACGGAGGCGGCCGGCACGCCCTTGAGCGCGGCGCGCGAACAGGCGAGCGCCGCCCGCCAGATCTCCTCCGCGTCGTGCTCGACCCAGCCGTTGGCGGGATAATGCTGCTGAAGCTCGATGGCATGGCTGGCAAGCGGGCGGGCGGCGCTGTCGAACAGGATGGCGCGCGTCGAGGTCGTCCCCTGGTCGATCGCCAGGATATAGGGTTCGTCGGTCATGTCTGATTTCGGCACAGCTTGCGCGAGTCGATGCCGACTAGCTTAACACGCCGTTAACGCTCCTTTGCTACTGCTGTCGGACGGCAGAATTGCCGGGTGCAGAAGGCATTTCGGGGCAGGATGTGGGGCTTACCGCGCACGACATGAGCGACATGGGCCGCCTGGCCCAGCTCGCCGTCAATCCGCAGGGAACCAGCCGGGAGGAGATCTACCTCGCGGTGGCCTCGCTCTATCGCATCCAGGGCACCGGCCTGAACGAGCGCGAGCGCGCTCTTATGCACGAGATCCTGCGCCGGCTGACCCGCGACGTCGAGATGGCGATCCGCATCGCGCTGGCCGAGCGGCTGGCCGACGACACGACGGCGCCGCACGATCTCATCCTGCTTCTGGCCGACGACAAGATCGAGGTCGCGCGCCCGCTGCTGCTGCGCAGCCCGCTTTTGACCGACACCGATGTCCTGCGCCTGCTCGCCGCGGCGAGCGAGGCGCATTACGAGGCGGTCGCCAACCGCGCCCATATCGGCGAGCCGGTGACCGAACTGCTCGCCAAGAGCGAGGCCGAGACGGTGCTCGTGGCGCTGGTGCGCAACGCGACGGCGAAGATCTCGTCGCTCGCCTTCGAGACGCTGGTCGAGAAGTCGCGCCGGCTGGAGAGCCTGCAGGAACCGCTGACCCATCGTCCCGATCTGCCGCCGGTGCTGGCGACGCGGATGTGCGAATGGGTCGCCGACGCGCTGAAGAACTACATCGTCGCGAACTACAAGATCGCGCCCGAGCGGCTGACGACGGCGATGGCGCAGGCCGAGACCGTGGTCACGTCCGAGCCGGCGGCGCCGCGCACGCCGCCCGCCGAAAGCGCCCAGAAGCTGATCGACAAGCTCGCCGCGTCGGGCCAGTTGAAGGCCGGGTTCCTGCTGCGCGTGCTGCACCAAGGCCAGTCGGACCTATTCGATCTGGCGCTGGCCAAGATGGTCAACCTGCCGCTGGCCGAGCTGCGGCTCAAATTCTACGACGGCGGGCCGCGCGCGGTGGCGCTGGCCTGCCGCGGCGTCGGCATCGACCGCTGCGTCTTCAACACGGTGTTCAACCTGTCGCGCCAGGCGCGCAATATGCGCGCGGTGCTGACCCATGCCGACATGGGCGAGGTCGACCGGGTGTTTTCGACGGTGTCCAAGCCGGGCGCGCTCACGGAACTGAGCAGCTTGCGGCTCAACTAGAAGTTACATCGGCCGTTTCCCGCCGGCGGCCGGCGTGGTATTGTGGCGCGCGATGACGATCAAATCAGCCAAGCCGGACTCCGACCTTCCCGCCGAGGACGACGACGACATCCCGCGCCCGCCGACCGAACAGGAAGAGGCGGAGCTGGATGCCTGGATCGAGCGCAACAAGGACGCGCTCAATGCGAGCTTTCGAAAGGCCGACGCGGAGTACGCGCGGGGCCACTACTACACGCTCGAAGAAGTCCTTGCGCATCTCGAATCCGACAGACGAGCCC
This genomic interval carries:
- a CDS encoding class II aldolase/adducin family protein, translating into MSSAARKMPTTDDVASVRDKVSAEEWAIREDLAATYRLVAMHGWDDMIFTHISARVPGPEHHFLINPYGLLFEEITASSLVKIGVDGNKVMDSPFPVNAAGFTIHSALHMHREDAGCVIHLHTTDGVAVSAQKDGLLPLDQHAMMVTGDLAYHDYEGIALDLDERDRLVADIGEKNAMLLRNHGTLALGKNCADAFLRMYYLERACSMQVRALGGGATPNWPNQGVPEKTAGQGAMAFNGLVGALAWPALRRKCDRTDPSYKN
- the glpK gene encoding glycerol kinase GlpK — encoded protein: MTDEPYILAIDQGTTSTRAILFDSAARPLASHAIELQQHYPANGWVEHDAEEIWRAALACSRAALKGVPAASVAAIGITNQRETTVMWDRRTAKPLHNAIVWQDRRTAERCRALKARKLEPRIAAKTGLLLDPYFSATKMEWLLDRIPGSRRRAEDGEIALGTIDSWLIYKLTGGNVHATDVTNASRTMLLDLKTLEWDAELMKLFGVPRNALAEVRDSAGDFGRAEESLLGASIPILGVAGDQQAAAFGQACFSPGDVKSTYGTGCFALVNTGPKVPASKNRLLATSAYRIGRKTAYAIEGSIFVAGAVVQWLRDALGLIRSAEEIEALARTAKDADGLYFVPAFTGLGAPYWDPEARGAVVGLTRDTGAAEIARAALDAVCFQTRDLLEAMARDLKSRGLRPPRALKVDGGMVRNDWFCQRLADLTGLPVDRPQVTETTALGAAYLAGLAAGLFKDTKDIAARWALDRRFTPAMKPSLRNALYEGWQTAVERVR
- a CDS encoding DUF2336 domain-containing protein, whose product is MSDMGRLAQLAVNPQGTSREEIYLAVASLYRIQGTGLNERERALMHEILRRLTRDVEMAIRIALAERLADDTTAPHDLILLLADDKIEVARPLLLRSPLLTDTDVLRLLAAASEAHYEAVANRAHIGEPVTELLAKSEAETVLVALVRNATAKISSLAFETLVEKSRRLESLQEPLTHRPDLPPVLATRMCEWVADALKNYIVANYKIAPERLTTAMAQAETVVTSEPAAPRTPPAESAQKLIDKLAASGQLKAGFLLRVLHQGQSDLFDLALAKMVNLPLAELRLKFYDGGPRAVALACRGVGIDRCVFNTVFNLSRQARNMRAVLTHADMGEVDRVFSTVSKPGALTELSSLRLN